The following coding sequences lie in one Prionailurus viverrinus isolate Anna chromosome X, UM_Priviv_1.0, whole genome shotgun sequence genomic window:
- the ALG13 gene encoding LOW QUALITY PROTEIN: putative bifunctional UDP-N-acetylglucosamine transferase and deubiquitinase ALG13 (The sequence of the model RefSeq protein was modified relative to this genomic sequence to represent the inferred CDS: deleted 5 bases in 3 codons) → MNNHQLELAKQLHKDGHLFYCTCRVPTCTGRASPLSPAPEKCQDSTALTTAFSSLDSGLLSGYLHKQALVTATHPTCTLLFPSCRLCSFLPILTPTPGKMHKGWKKYCGQKSLNETSMDEYLGSLGLFRKLTAKDASCLFRAISEQLFCSQVHHLEIRKACVSYMRENQQTFESYVEGSFEKYLERLGDPKESAGQLEIRALSLIYNRDFILYRCPGKPPTCVTDNGYEDKILLCYSSNGHYDSVYSKQFQSSAAVCQAVLYEILYKDVFFVDEEELKTAVELFRSGSKKNRNHALTGSEDVHVDYKSSACNRSEELGACCNVENTPEGCNQGTEEAKSPESPSKMLFPYKVLKALDPEIYRNVEFDVWLDSRKELQKTDYMEYAGRQYYLGDKCQVRLESGGRYYNAHIQEVGNENNSVTVFIEELAEKHVVPLANLKPVTQVTPVPAWSGMPSRKGRGYQKISGGYVPEMAMSEMDMKQRKKMFKKVRGKEVYVTMAYGRGDAFLPPRLQHSMHYGHDPSVHYAQTAANVLSNEHFHPQHPPQRQGRGYGMPRDSSRFINRHNMEAPKVGFYPGPGKRCCQGYDNFSYRSRSFRRSHRQMHCMNKECQYSFAPENGQMPRGVEETITFYEVEEGDETAYPTLPSHGGPSTLVPAASRYCVARRGHSSGKQTLNSEGASGQSHNGRYHEDYIYPSEPDYETSGVYSTTESTANLSLQDRRPCSMSPQDTVTSYNYPQKVMANSAAGAASCANNVPAPVLPSCAAANEASSTASASSQNAVPPLLVSPSMQGRPVIASPSYPYLSPPIPAAAAAATTAAPLPPPPLEVGEASNFPPPPLPPPPYSCDPSGSDLPQDTKVLQYYFNLGLQCYHHNYWHSMVYVPQMQQQQQQLHVENYPVYAEPPPLVDQSIPQWYSEVGRQDGTQVEASGNGTVPNADPASVPPGAVYYPVMSDPYGPPPLPGFDSCLPVVPDYPYVAPWHSVGAACGGSSQIHGAMNPGPVGYVASPPSASHYIPQNM, encoded by the exons GGTCCCGACTTGTACCGGGCGAGCCAGCCCTTTG TCTCCTGCTCCTGAGAAGTGCCAGGATTCTACAGCGCTGACAACTGCCTTCTCATCCCTAGACTCTGGGCTGCTTTCCGGATACCTGCATAAGCAAGCCCTTGTCACTGCTACCCAT CCTACCTGCaccttgctttttccttcttGCCGC TTGtgttcctttctccccatcctcacccccacccctggcaaaaTGCATAAAGGATGGAAAAAGTACTGCGGCCAGAAGTCTCTGAATGAGACATCAATGGATGAATATTTAGGCAGCTTAGGGCTGTTTCGAAAGCTGACTGCCAAGGATGCCTCTTGCCTCTTTCGGGCTATTTCGGAGCag ttGTTTTGCAGCCAGGTCCATCATTTGGAAATCAGGAAGGCTTGTGTCTCCTATAtgagagaaaatcaacaaactttTGAGTCT tatgtGGAGGGATCTTTTGAGAAATACCTGGAACGGTTGGGAGATCCCAAG GAAAGTGCTGGCCAGCTGGAAATAAGAGCTCTTTCTCTAATTTATAA TCGGGATTTCATTCTTTATCGCTGTCCCGGAAAGCCTCCAACTTGTGTCACAGATAATGGCTATGAAGACAAG ATTCTACTCTGCTATTCAAGTAATGGCCATTATGATTCAGTGTACTCAAAACAATTTCAGTCAAGTGCAGCTGTTTGCCAGG ctgTACTGTATGAAATTCTCTATAAAGATGTGTTTTTTGTGGATGAAGAAGAGTTGAAGACTGCAGTTGAATTGTTTCGAAGTGGTTccaaaaagaacagaaaccatGCGCTGACTGGCAGCGAGGATGTCCATGTTGACTACAAGAGTTCAGCTTGTAATAG GAGTGAAGAGTTGGGTGCCTGCTGCAATGTTGAAAATACACCAGAGGGGTGCAATCAAGGAACAGAAGAAGCAAAG tctcCAGAGAGTCCATCAAAGATGCTCTTCCCGTATAAGGTGCTTAAAGCCCTGGATCCAGAAATCTATCGTAATGTAGAATTTGATGTTTGGTTGGACAGCAGAAAAG aacTTCAAAAAACTGATTACATGGAGTATGCTGGGAGACAGTACTATTTGGGAGACAAGTGTCAG GTTCGCTTGGAATCAGGTGGAAGATATTATAATGCTCATATTCAAGAAGTTGGAAATGAGAATAATTCCGTAACAGTCTTCATTGAAGAATTGGCAGAAAA GCATGTTGTTCCACTGGCTAACTTAAAACCAGTTACCCAAGTCACACCTGTTCCTGCCTGGAGTGGTATGCCCAGTCGGAAAGGAAGAGGTTACCAGAAAATTTCCGGGGGCTATGTCCCAGAAATGG CTATGTCAGAGATGGACATGAAGCAGCGGAAGAAGATGTTCAAAAAAGTTAGAGGAAAAGAGGTTTATGTGACTATGGCTTACGGCAGGGGAGACGCCTTCCTCCCGCCCAGGCTTCAGCACAGCATGCATTATGGGCACGACCCTTCAGTGCACTACGCACAGACAGCTGCCAATGTCCTGTCTAATGAGCATTTCCATCCTCAACATCCACCTCAGAGACAGGGTCGGGGATATGGGATGCCCAG GGATTCATCTCGCTTTATCAACAGGCATAACATGGAAGCCCCTAAAGTTGGTTTTTACCCTGGCCCAGGTAAAAGGTGTTGCCAGGGCTATGATAACTTCTCCTATAGATCTCG TTCCTTTAGACGTAGTCACCGCCAGATGCATTGCATGAACAAGGAGTGCCAGTATAGCTTTGCCCCAGAGAATGGACAGATGCCCAGGGGCGTAGAAGAAACCATTACCTTTTATGAAGTTGAGGAAGGGGATGAGACTGCTTATCCAACTTTACCT AGTCATGGAGGGCCCTCCACACTGGTTCCTGCTGCTTCGCGATACTGTGTTGCAAGGCGAGGACATAGCTCAGGCAAACAGACCTTGAACTCAGAAGGGGCCAGTGGCCAGAGTCACAATG GGAGATATCATGAAGATTATATTTATCCTTCAG AACCAGACTATGAAACTTCAGGTGTTTATAGCACAACTGAATCTACAGCAAACTTG TCTCTTCAGGACAGAAGACCATGTTCTATGTCTCCTCAGGACACAGTTACCTCATACAACTATCCCCAGAAG GTGATGGCAAATTCTGCAGCAGGTGCAGCTTCCTGTGCCAATAATGTTCCAGCTCCAGTCTTACCTAGCTGTGCAGCAGCTAATGAAGCTAGTAGTACCGCTTCAGCCTCCTCACAGAATGCTGTACCGCCTCTACTCGTGTCTCCATCTATGCAAGGCAGGCCAG tgattGCTTCGCCATCCTATCCATATCTTTCTCCTCCtattcctgctgctgctgctgctgccaccacTGCTGCTCCTTTACCACCTCCACCTCTTGAGGTGGGAGAGGCTTCAAacttcccaccaccaccacttccACCTCCACCTTATTCCTGTGATCCAAGTGGCAGTGATCTGCCTCAAG atacaAAAGTTTTGCAGTACTATTTCAATCTGGGATTGCAG TGCTATCACCACAACTACTGGCACTCCATGGTCTATGTGCCACagatgcagcagcagcaacagcagcttCATGTAGAGAATTATCCAGTCTATGCTGAGCCACCCCCTCTGGTAGATCAAAGTATTCCTCAGTGGTATAGTGAGGTGGGGAGACAAGATGGTACACAGGTGGAAGCATCAGGAAATG GTACTGTTCCAAATGCTGACCCTGCATCTGTCCCTCCTGGAGCAGTCTATTATCCAGTGATGTCAGATCCCTATGGGCCTCCACCATTGCCAGGTTTTGATTCCTGTCTTCCTGTTGTGCCCGATTATCCCTATGTTGCCCCCTGGCATTCAGTTGGTGCAGCATGTGGTGGCTCTTCTCAAATTCATGGTGCTATGAATCCTGGGCCAGTTGGCTATGTTGCTTCACCTCCCTCAGCTTCTCATTACATACCTCAGAACATGTAA